From Plasmodium brasilianum strain Bolivian I chromosome 7, whole genome shotgun sequence, the proteins below share one genomic window:
- a CDS encoding alpha-tubulin N-acetyltransferase, with protein MKCVPSNKPPGEIKQLQIKKFTRDDLLCLRNSDISSFRRLENDVHKISHLSSKDQKLYGVLTSLVNIMDNDYKLYIGTKNLYLYDKKKLHYRSCTCVLDFYIMKDFQKRGLGIVIKKYYGKMGKIQNAKTIKRQSYDDKAIMTKRLQQSDYNKAITTKR; from the exons ATGAAATGTGTTCCTAGTAACAAACCTCCTGGAGAAATAAAACAActtcaaattaaaaaatttacacgGGATGATTTGCTTTGTTTGAGGAATTCTGATATCAGCTcat TCCGAAGGTTAGAAAATGACGTTCACAAAATAAGCCACCTGTCCAGCAag gatcaaaaattatatgggGTTTTAACTTCATTGGTGAACATAATGGACAACGATTACAAACTATAC ATAGGCACGAAAAACCTGTATCtatatgacaaaaaaaagcTACATTATCGAAGTTGCACGTGTGTATTAG ATTTTTACATAATGAAAGATTTTCAAAAAAGGGGCCTTGGAATtgttataaagaaatattatggAAAAATGGGGAAAATACAAAATGCAAAAACGATAAAACGACAAAGCTATGACGATAAAGCTATAATGACAAAGCGATTACAACAAAGCGATTACAACAAAGCGATTACGACAAAACGATAA
- a CDS encoding proline--tRNA ligase encodes MITQLCCLYHIIYTYVIYTRFTSSCNSSRSSGSSGSSGSSGSSGSSTTQLLLYYNNSWLKGIISPVPRTYQVSGDTQHSGILKSIEEQMQSVDILKKKKKNIFFINKYYNKTNYNNSYNNTNYNNSNNNGVRRKIIKRYNALIVLSCNKKSYFGSEYIFNKIYNDNIKQNGDKASELLQRANYIRDVNGLYNILPLGLRVINKIKYFVNHHLEKINSHCLMLSILQAKKLWNISDRSKLYSDEFLYVYKQKQQKLNKNAEEIVKNKMEDDGCILSPTCEEASLSLINQVFNENITAKCLPILIHQFNYKFRNEKRFEKSLFKSKEFLMKDGYSFHSSEKCMNETYEIYKNCYSHIFQQLNITHNIIKKRKKDKMNAVESHEFQVLCRDGKYKEAAHIFKLGDYYSKKLNIKYLDKKNEKKYILMGSYGIGIYRLLYFLVDSFYDHEGIKLPEHLAPFTVYLIQTNQKSKYSSTKIRKILGEVKTKAGQVFTVNDAQQKEALSGGAGCNENKENNENKTIESTERIFYNPLNSNDVEYVLALFIYNTFKNNNVDIYYDDTDLHLSRKLKNCDLIGVPNRIIINLNKTDKNVKVPVDFYNYIDSSHNILTNKLYLAFQNITIEHRKRSSQETKMMTIQQLFRYFKFM; translated from the exons ATGATTACACAGTTGTGTTgtttatatcatataatttaCACGTATGTTATATACACACGTTTCACCAGCAGTTGTAACAGTAGTAGGAGCAGTGGAAGCAGTGGAAGCAGTGGAAGCAGTGGAAGCAGCGGAAGCAGCACCACCCAGCTCCTTCTCTATTATAACAATTCTTGGCTGAAAGGAATAATTTCGCCCGTTCCTCGAACGTATCAAGTATCAGGAGATACGCAGCATAGTGGGATACTTAAAAGTATAGAAGAGCAAATGCAATCAGTCg atatactaaaaaaaaaaaaaaaaaatattttttttataaataagtattataataagacgaattataataatagctataataatacaaattataataatagtaataataatggtgtgagaagaaaaattatcaaGAGATATAACGCGCTAATTGTTCTATCATGTAATAAGAAATCGTATTTTGGCtctgaatatatttttaataaaatatataatgataatataaaacagaATGGGGATAAAGCTAGCGAATTGTTACAACGAGCTAACTATATCAGGGATGTAAATGGActgtataatattttaccATTAGGACTTCgagtaataaataaaataaaatattttgtaaaccaccatttagaaaaaattaattctcACTGTCTAATGTTAAGCATTCTTcaagcaaaaaaattatggaatATATCAGACCGAAGTAAGCTATACAGTGATGagtttttatatgtatataaacaaaaacaacaaaaacttaataaaaatgcagaagaaattgtaaaaaataaaatggaggATGATGGATGTATATTAAGTCCAACTTGTGAAGAAGCATCTCTATCATTAATTAATCAAGtgtttaatgaaaatataactgCAAAATGTTTGCCTATATTAATTCAtcaatttaattataaatttcgaaatgaaaaaagatttgaaaaaagtttatttaaaagtaaggaatttttaatgaaagaTGGCTACTCATTTCATAGCTCCGAAAAATGCATGAATGAAACttatgaaatttataaaaattgttatagtcatatttttcaacaattaaatataacacataatattataaaaaaaagaaaaaaggacaaAATGAATGCAGTGGAAAGTCATGAATTTCAAGTGTTATGTCGAGatggaaaatataaagaagcTGCACACATTTTCAAACTGGGAgattattattcaaaaaaattaaacataaaatatttagataaaaaaaatgaaaaaaaatatattcttatggGATCCTACGGAATTGGCATATACAGACTCCTCTACTTCTTAGTGGACAGTTTTTATGATCACGAAGGAATAAAATTGCCGGAACACCTGGCTCCCTTTACAGTATATCTCATACAAACTAATCAGAAAAGTAAATATTCCTCTacaaaaattagaaaaatactTGGAGAAGTTAAAACGAAAGCTGGTCAAGTCTTTACAGTAAACGACGCACAACAAAAAGAAGCCCTTAGCGGTGGTGCAGGATGTAatgaaaataaggaaaacaaCGAAAACAAAACGATAGAGTCGACTGAACGCATATTCTACAATCCCCTAAACAGCAATGATGTTGAATACGTTTTAgccttatttatatacaatacattcaaaaataataatgtagaCATATATTACGATGATACAGATTTACATTTGTCCAGAAAGCTAAAAAACTGCGATTTAATAGGAGTACCCAAcagaattattataaatttaaataaaacagaTAAAAACGTTAAAGTACCTGTcgatttttataattatatagacAGTTCACACAATATTCTCacaaacaaattatatttagCTTTTCAAAATATCACTATTGAACACAGAAAGCGCTCTTCACAGGAAACGAAAATGATGACCATTCAGCAGTTGTTCAGGTATTtcaaatttatgtaa
- a CDS encoding hypothetical protein (conserved Plasmodium protein), translating to MDRKENKAFTTDKANNLSTHQKFDQLIDEYYSNLKDEKTEIKVEINTKTGDHVFKSVERNKADYARFDENDEPPIFSDLVENEKKFGTVKIINPLPKVERRDELKDSYMHWLKTEKLMRPNERRLEHEHMQQKYLETLKLSEDIKKDVKLARVIKSHYPRGIVGVDSIYSENTVLYKEKYDEMTNKREIKERKLKERGEVLEKYNNKNGNFLTFETENK from the exons atggacagaaaagaaaacaaagCATTTACCACTGATAAAGCAAATAATCTGTCTACGCATCAGAAATTt GATCAACTAATAGATGAATACTACTCCAActtaaaagatgaaaaaacagaaataaaAGTTGAGATAAATACTAAAACAGGAGATCACGTATTCAAGTCGGTGGAAAGAAATAAAGCTGATTACGCG AGATTTGATGAGAACGATGAGCCACCTATCTTCTCCGATTTAGTTGAAAATG AGAAGAAATTCGGAACAGTAAAGATCATCAACCCCTTGCCCAAAGTTGAAAGA AGAGATGAACTAAAAGATAGCTACATGCATTGGCTGAAAACAGAAAAGTTAATG AGACCAAATGAACGAAGGCTCGAACATGAGCACATGCAACAAAAATACTTGGAA ACCTTAAAATTATCGGaagacataaaaaaagacGTAAAGCTCGCAAGAGTAATAAAATCGCATTATCCTAGAGGAATAGTTg GTGTTGATTCCATATACAGTGAAAACACTGTGTTGTATAAGGAGAAATACGACGAAATGACGAATAAACGAGAAATTAAAGAGaggaaattaaaagaaagagGAGAAG TTCTAGAAAagtataacaataaaaatggCAACTTCCTAACTTTTGAAAcggaaaataaataa
- a CDS encoding protein phosphatase-beta has product MSKYELTSRGFLFNNVINSKSNLRHLNKNVEAEIKYLGGKKKEKIGVFGQENCQNRENALYGENCQNRENVPNGENCQNRENVPNGENCQNRENVPYGEISQNGENSQNGEKSLNTKNYERSGKKYNMSNDDEMTISNLQNFTNEGNYTGNENISVKELSDEEVNSENEYNRKIKKNKNSSLNLKELYSYNVNNIDDDISKAKGAQNSSQNDKIYEQFYNKYQEQHTNQNDNLCANLSTRKISYSVDEWISKLLKCELLNIDEIKLMCTLLIDILKEEPNCIQVSAPVTVAGDIHGQFFDLLELFHIGGLPPDVSYLFLGDYVDRGYYSCECFCLVACLKIKYPNKVTILRGNHESRQITKVYGFYDECIRKYNNDNNAWKYLTDAFDYLPLTAIINKEIFCDHGGISPYVQTIQEINSLNRFKEIPQEGAICDLLWSDPAGPEDDVSEGWKVSPRGAGVLFNEDKTNTFLHMNNLSCICRAHQLVQEGFQWMHNDKVVTIFSAPNYCYRCGNSASLMIVDEFMEKDFITFNTAPLRANAQALRRSVHYML; this is encoded by the exons ATGAGTAAATACGAATTAACGAGTAGAGGATTCCTAtttaataatgttataaaCTCCAAGAGTAACTTAAGGCACTTGAACAAAAATGTAGAAGcagaaattaaatatttgggggggaaaaaaaaggaaaaaattggAGTATTTGGGCAGGAAAATTGTCAAAATAGGGAAAACGCACTGTATGGGGAAAATTGTCAAAATAGGGAAAACGTACCGAATGGGGAAAATTGTCAAAATAGGGAAAACGTACCGAATGGGGAAAATTGTCAAAATAGGGAAAACGTACCGTATGGGGAAATATCGCAAAATGGAGAAAACTCGCAAAATGGAGAAAAATCGCTAAATacgaaaaattatgaacggTCAGGTAAAAAGTACAACATGTCAAATGACGACGAAATGACAATATCAAATCTCCAAAATTTTACTAATGAAGGAAATTACACAGGGAATGAAAACATATCTGTTAAAGAGTTAAGTGATGAAGAGGTCAACTCGGAAAATGAGTATAACaggaagataaaaaaaaataaaaatagttcaTTAAATCTTAAGGAATTGTACTCGTacaatgtaaataatattgatGATGATATTTCGAAGGCGAAGGGCGCGCAAAATTCTTCACAGAATGATAAAATTTATGAGCAattttataacaaatatCAAGAGCAACATACAAAtcaaaatgataatttatgTGCCAATTTGAGTACTCGAAAAATATCATACAGCGTTGATGAATGGAtaagtaaattattaaaatgcgAACTTCTAAACATTGAcgaaattaaattaatgtgTACTCTTTTaattgatatattaaaagaagaacCAAACTGCATTCAAGTCAGTGCCCCCGTGACCGTAGCTGGGGATATCCACGGACAGTTTTTCGACCTTTTGGAGCTCTTTCACATTG GGGGGCTACCGCCGGATGTGAGCTACCTATTTCTAGGCGACTACGTAGACAGGGGGTACTATTCGTGTGAGTGTTTTTGCCTTGTCGCATgtctaaaaattaaatatccAAATAAAGTTACTATACTAAGAGGAAATCATGAGAGTAGACAGATAACAAAGGTATATGGTTTTTATGATGAAtgtataagaaaatataacaatgataataatgcATGGAAATATTTAACAGATGCTTTTGATTATTTACCATTAACAGCTATTATAAATAAGGAAATCTTCTGTGATCATGGAGGTATATCACCTTATGTACAAACCATTCAAGAAATCAATTCATTGAATCGATTTAAAGAAATACCACAAGAAGGTGCTATATGTGACTTATTATGGAGTGACCCAGCAGGACCTGAGGATGACGTAAGTGAAGGATGGAAAGTATCTCCTAGAGGGGCAGgtgtattatttaatgaagataaaaccaatacatttttacatatgaATAATCTTAGTTGTATATGTAGAGCTCATCAATTAGTACAAGAAGGATTTCAATGGATGCATAACGATAAAGTGGTTACAATATTTAGTGCACCCAATTATTGTTATCGATGTGGAAACTCAGCTTCACTTATGATTGTTGATGAATTTATGGAAAAAGATTTTATAACTTTCAATACTGCTCCTCTACGTGCAAATGCACAAGCCTTAAGAAGGAGCGTTCACTATATGCTATGA
- a CDS encoding hypothetical protein (conserved Plasmodium protein), which produces MFCTLLIATVLSLFLSSSGLMYFCVFLVFITSLVEIHEYTNSILVPLMDDEFTKVFLMMRLFATIDFIIFYYLHIKNIKKKKKEKLNAVKAQITKLQTCEMGSSKDGASLKQKTLPISSNLPNQEHTTQANKGSNIQHKKQSTKTIEGYVLKKMSIPIIQKDDERNIIVNPSIIYDVQSYVPFNHYNIKPDHNVNIQGSNQTLKNNIPLDDNIDYNNANNVNMYNKQYSYPWANSSNYLSHNYNANIGRNDVYVSTEGPNNGKILYGNATNCPCCNGNLAYHDPNKLPTQNSSYQMG; this is translated from the coding sequence ATGTTTTGCACGCTATTAATTGCTACAGTGTTAtcgttatttttatcatccaGTGGATTGATGTACTTTTGTGTTTTTCTAGTTTTTATTACATCATTGGTAGAAATTCATGAATATACAAATTCGATACTTGTACCTTTAATGGATGATGAGTTTACTAAAGTCTTTTTAATGATGCGATTATTTGCTACAATtgatttcattatattttattatctgcatataaaaaacattaagaaaaaaaaaaaggaaaaattaaatgcgGTTAAAGCacaaattacaaaattacaAACATGTGAAATGGGTTCATCTAAGGATGGTGCATCATTAAAACAGAAAACTTTACCCATAAGTAGTAACCTTCCGAATCAAGAACATACAACTCAAGCCAATAAAGGTAGTAATATACAACACAAAAAACAATCGACTAAAACTATAGAGGggtatgttttaaaaaaaatgtccaTTCCAATAATTCAGAAAGATGatgaaagaaatataattgtGAATCCTTCCATTATTTATGATGTACAATCTTATGTGCCTTTTAACCACTACAACATTAAACCTGATCATAATGTAAATATCCAAGGGAGTAATCAAACGCTGAAGAATAATATACCCCTAGATGATAACattgattataataatgccaataatgtaaatatgtataacaaGCAGTATTCCTATCCGTGGGCCAACTCTTCCAACTATCTTTCACATAATTATAATGCTAATATAGGAAGAAACGACGTATATGTATCTACTGAAGGTCCGAATAATGGCAAAATTTTATATGGAAATGCAACGAACTGCCCTTGCTGTAATGGCAATTTGGCATACCACGACCCGAATAAATTACCCACCCAAAATAGTTCATATCAAATGGGGTAA
- a CDS encoding ribosomal RNA-processing protein 8, with product MKEVTRRKDKLNMEQNDTKNDLTIGHIIVKNKDNVVKKNNSGYSRKSGKKNKNSVDAKRKKRLIDKKQVKKKRKINKVKNEEDKKECKQFANSNSMVEYNINKVVYDINKNDLIRGDDNNYKNVYLERNKQKYKKKKKIEKTPEDIVNSSLFRYINEFMYTNKSETVQKKLNETKNVFNIYHMGYKNQKDKWPNNPINDIIKYLRKNFTKIDKIADLGCGEAEIAKTLSGWSISSFDLIKFNEYVTACNITHLPLSNNSQDCVIICLSLMNTDWPKIIFESVRCLKKKATLIIADVVSRFTNYKAFVKFMSNVGCTLSNQVNLDNFFYIFFFENNKKDNVSLTVNEGKVKKFSKLLAPCFYKRR from the exons ATGAAGGAAGTAACACGACGTAaggataaattaaatatggaACAAAATGATACAAAGAATGATTTGACAATTGGGcatataatagtaaaaaacaaGGACAAtgttgttaaaaaaaataattcaggTTATTCCAGAAAATcgggtaaaaaaaataaaaatagtgttgatgcaaaaagaaagaaaagactaatagataaaaaacaagtgaaaaaaaagaggaaaattaataaggtaaaaaatgaagaggaCAAAAAAGAATGTAAACAATTTGCAAACTCAAATAGTATGgttgaatataatataaataaagtgGTCTAtgatataaacaaaaatgacCTCATACGGGGggatgataataattataaaaatgtttatttagaaagaaataaacaaaaatataaaaaaaagaaaaaaatcgAAAAGACCCCAGAAGACATAGTTAATTCGTCCTTATTCAGGTACATTAATGAATTTATGTATACGAATAAAAGTGAAACTgtccaaaaaaaattaaatgaaacaaaaaatgtttttaatatatatcatatgggttataaaaatcaaaaaGATAAATGGCCAAATAATCcaataaatgatataataaaatatttaaggaaaaattttacaaaaattgataaaatagCAGATTTAGGATGTGGAGAAGCAGAAATAGCTAAAACGTTAAGTGGTTGGTCCATAAGTTCTTTTGacttaattaaatttaatgagTATGTTACTGCTTGTAATATAACACACTTGCCTCTTTCGAACAATTCTCAGGACTGTGTCATTATATGTTTAAGTCTTATGAATACAGATTGgccaaaaattatatttgagTCAGTTCGATGTCtcaaaaaaaa gGCAACATTAATAATAGCTGATGTGGTTAGCCGGTTTACGAATTACAAAGCATTCGTTAAGTTCATGAGCAATGTCGGGTGTACACTATCGAATCAA GTAAATTtggataattttttttacatattcttttttgagaataataaaaaggacaATGTTTCGCTTACAGTAAATGAAGGAAAAGTTAAAAAGTTTTCAAAACTATTAGCTCCATGTTTTTACAAGAGGAGATAA